The sequence GCTGTCAGCCTTACGTCGGAAGCGCTGCGGTTACTCGACCAAGGCAAGGTCGGCCTGACGGCCGCCCCTCACCTCGATCTGGCTATCCACCTCCTCACCGCCGAATTGAAGGCGGGGGAGGCCACATTCGCGACCGAAGATCGCACAGATAGCGCGTCATAGTTTCGCGTGCGCCGTCGGACAGCGACAGCGAAACCTCGGCATCACGATCGTCGGCGCTCAGGACGATCAACCCCATGCTTTCGAGCAGCCCGATCCAGCGCGCTCCGGTCGTCAACGGAACGGTCCTGAGGCACGACGCGGCCGCTTTCAGGCGCATGCCTGCCTCCGCGGCGACGAACAGCTCCAGCAGCAGGCACCGCGTCGGGTCGCCCGAATACAGCCCCTCGAAATAATCGCCCATCCGGCCGTTCGCGTCCACGAGCGTCTGGGCCAGGTCGCCGAGACTGCATATCGACGCGTCGGGCCGGATATGCCGCGGGTCGAAGCTGAGCGGTCCACCAGAAATCTTCAATTGGGGTCTCCGTACTCGCACGAACGGGACGCGATCATCTTGCGGCGGTGATATCTGAAGGCTCCCGCCGCCAGCGCCATCAGGATCGGGTAGGCGAACTTGCCCTGCCAGCGCAGATAAGGCCGCAACGGTATCGGGCTCAGCAGCATGGCCAGGTCGATCGTCACCGATGCGAGTTGAACGCCGGTCACGAAGATCGGCCAATGCCGCCTGGAACGAACCATCAGCGCGTCGAACGCGATCAGCGTGCCCAGATCGACCATGGCGAGGCCGTCGCTGGCGTCGAACGCCGACCAATGGCGCAGCAGGATCACGCAATCGCTCGCGCCGCTCGCCGCGATGGCGATCCCCGCGCCGATGCGTTCCGGACGGCCGCCGACCGCCACGGCATATCCGCAGCAAGCCACCAACGCTGCATCGTAGATCAGCGGCGCTGCCAGGAACCAGTTGGGCATCGCGGTGGCTTGCTGCAGGCTTCGGCGTCAGGCCGCCTGTCGCTCGTCCGCGTCGCCCACGGGCGCGAGGCCGGTGGTCAGCGGCGCGACGATGTCCTTGCCGCCGCCATCGCCGAACGCCTTCGGGTCGATCTTCATGCCATGGCTGATCGCTGCCAGCCGATCGTGCAGGCTGATGGCCCGGCGGCGCTGATCGAGCCCATCGGCGATCATGCGCCCCGCATCGTCGATGACATCCTGCGCCACGCAGGCGGCAAACCCCAGCTCCAGCCGCGCCTTCAACAGCGAGTGGAGCAGGTTCGACTGTTCCATGAGGCCGATATCCAGCATCCGCTCCGTCTGCTTGACGTGCTGCTGGATGGCGGTGCCGAGCGACAAGACCTTGTTGCGCATTGATGTTCCCCTGTTTGCGCGTCCACCACCGCCCGGTTCGCTAGGCGGCGATGGACGCGAGTGCGAACTTGGACAACCGGACGAGCGCGAGCAGCGTCGCAATCGCCGCAAAGGCGACGGCGATCGCGAGCAGCCGCTTCTCGGTCGGCGACAAGTCCTCCGATGCCCTTCGCGGCGTCGCCCCAAGGCCGGTCCGATCTACCAGCCCCAGGTCCGCACCGCTCTGAGCACCGCCCTGTTCAAGCGCAAAATCATTGGAAACAAGCCGTTTTTGCTCGTGACCCAATCGTTGGAGCATCAATTGGGTCATTTCCGGCTCCTGCTCGGCCATGGCCCGTGCGAGCCGTCGCCGGTCGCTGATCCCTGTGCGCCGCGCGGCGCGCTTCAGCGTGACGTCGACCGTCGTCGGCTCGATGCCGAGCACCGTCGCAATCTCTTTGGAGGTCAGTCCAAGAGCGACCAGAGCCAGGCATTCGCGCTGTCGCCGCGTAAGCTGATCCAGGGCCGCCGAACTCACGGGGCCCGCTCCGGCGCAACGGCGGGGTGGTTCGACGAGACGGGCGCTTCCATTTGGTTACAATTGCCCCTTGGCGCCATGGGATTAGAACCATGGCGATACCGCTCTATCGAAGCACCGACAACGGCGAGAAGGTCGCGAGGGCGAGACACGGCGCCGGCGTCACGCGCCCCGTGCGATCTTCACCCCACAGGGGCTTCGTGAAGGCGCGCCGGCATCTTCGGCAGCCGCGTCCTCCGCAGACCGCGCCGCGGCCGTGTTTTCATCCCCCGATGCGGGCGTGAAGCAGCAGGGCGGCCGAAACGGTAATCGCGCCGCCGATTCGCGTGGCGATCTGCGCGAACGGCATCAGCGCCACGCGATCCCCCGCCGTCAGGATCGCGACGTCGCCCGTACCGCCCTGCCCGCTATGACAGGCGTTGACGATCGCGACGTCGATCCGATGCATGCCGAACCACGGCGCGAGGATGAAACCCGTGCCGATGATCGCGACGACCGTCGCGACGATGGTGAGGACCATCGCCGGCTGGAGGGCGGCGAGGATCTGCTGCCAGGGCGTCATCGCGATGCCGATCGCGAAAAGCAGCGGATAGGTGACGCCGGCCCGGAAGAAGCGATAGACGGCCGCAGCCCCACCTTCGAGCGTCGGTGACGCCAGCCTGCCGAGCTTGACGACGACGGTGAGCAGCAGCATCCCGACGGGCGCGGGGAAGCCCGTCAGTTGCTGGGCCAGCGCGCCGGCCAGATAGAGCGTCACGATCATCATCGTGGCGGCGGCGATCGTCTCCGTCGATGGATCGGGCAGCGCCTGGCCCGATTCCGGAAGGGTGTCGCTGCCCTGCGCCAGCAGGCCGGGCCCGGTCCAGTCGGCCCGATACTTGCCGAGCATGTTGAGCGCGCCGGCACAGAGGATCGCGGTCAGGCTCGCGAGCATCACCGACGGGAGCAACAGGCCGAGCGTGCCGGCCGACCCTTGGGCGGCATAGCCGACCGACAAGGGGATCGCACCTTCGCCGACGCCACCGGCCATGATCGGGACAAGGACAATGAAAAACAGGTGGCGCGGCTCGATACCGAGCGCCGTGCCCACCGCCATCCCGACGGCGAAGCCGGCGATTGATCCGCCGAACAGCGTCGGGAATACGCGCAGGAAGCCGCGCAGCAGCACAGTCCGATCCATACTGAGGATGCTGCCGACGATCACCGCCGCGATGAAGAGGTACAGGAAGTTGCTGGCCTTGGTGAACTCCGACACGGATTTGATCAGCGGCGCCGGAAGCAGATGCGCGTAGACCAGATATGACGGGAGAAAGGTCGCGAAGATGGCCGGTGCGCCGAGCCGCCGCACGATCGGAACGAGCCGACCGAGTTCGGCGCACGCAAAGCCACCGAGCCCAAGCAGCCCGATGGCGACGAGGATGTCCGACGCGAGCTTGCCGGACAGCAGGAAGCCGCAGATTATCAGGGCAAGGGCGACCGCGACCGGGATTGGGACGATCCCCAGCCGAAGGTCCATCAATCGCTGCCACGGCGTCGCCTGCTGGGCTGGAGCCTGTTCTGAATCCACTGGACGTCGAGCCCTCGTTGCGACGGAGCGCCGCGCAGGA is a genomic window of Sphingomonas nostoxanthinifaciens containing:
- a CDS encoding helix-turn-helix domain-containing protein; amino-acid sequence: MSSAALDQLTRRQRECLALVALGLTSKEIATVLGIEPTTVDVTLKRAARRTGISDRRRLARAMAEQEPEMTQLMLQRLGHEQKRLVSNDFALEQGGAQSGADLGLVDRTGLGATPRRASEDLSPTEKRLLAIAVAFAAIATLLALVRLSKFALASIAA
- a CDS encoding 2-hydroxycarboxylate transporter family protein, translating into MDLRLGIVPIPVAVALALIICGFLLSGKLASDILVAIGLLGLGGFACAELGRLVPIVRRLGAPAIFATFLPSYLVYAHLLPAPLIKSVSEFTKASNFLYLFIAAVIVGSILSMDRTVLLRGFLRVFPTLFGGSIAGFAVGMAVGTALGIEPRHLFFIVLVPIMAGGVGEGAIPLSVGYAAQGSAGTLGLLLPSVMLASLTAILCAGALNMLGKYRADWTGPGLLAQGSDTLPESGQALPDPSTETIAAATMMIVTLYLAGALAQQLTGFPAPVGMLLLTVVVKLGRLASPTLEGGAAAVYRFFRAGVTYPLLFAIGIAMTPWQQILAALQPAMVLTIVATVVAIIGTGFILAPWFGMHRIDVAIVNACHSGQGGTGDVAILTAGDRVALMPFAQIATRIGGAITVSAALLLHARIGG